One Rosa chinensis cultivar Old Blush chromosome 5, RchiOBHm-V2, whole genome shotgun sequence genomic region harbors:
- the LOC112201827 gene encoding geranylgeranyl transferase type-2 subunit beta 1 isoform X2 translates to MGELASQKHVRFILSKAKEEDSYESVLMEHIRLNGAYWGLTTLDLLGKLDTVDVDEVVSEVMQCQHESGGFGGNSGHDPHILYTLSAVQVLALFDKVDVLDVEKVADYVAGLQNEDGSFSGDMWGEVDTRFSYIAICCLALLHLLDKINVEKAVDYILSCKNHDGGFGCTPGGESHAGQIFCCVGALAITGSLHRIDKDLLGWWLCERQVKSGGLNGRPEKLPDVCYSWWVLSSLIMIDRVHWIDKQKLAKFILDCQDTENGGISDRPDDACDAYHTYFGVAGCKNESFLEVLE, encoded by the exons ATGGGGGAGCTGGCATCTCAGAAACATGTTCGATTCATTTTATCAAAAGCAAAGG AGGAGGACTCTTATGAGTCGGTTTTGATGGAGCATATAAGATTGAATGGAGCTTACTGGGGTTTGACAACTCTTGATCTTCTTGGAAAGCTTGACACTGTGGATGTCGATGAGGTTGTTTCAGAGGTCATGCAGTGCCAGCATGAGTCAG GTGGCTTTGGTGGTAACAGTGGACATGATCCACACATACTCTATACCTTAAGTGCTGTGCAGGTTTTGGCCTTATTTGACAAGGTTGATGTTTTGGATGTCGAAAAAGTTGCAGATT ATGTAGCTGGACTGCAAAATGAAGATGGATCATTTTCAGGGGACATGTGGGGTGAAGTTGATACACG GTTTTCATATATTGCTATTTGTTGTCTCGCATTACTACATCTTTTGGATAAAATCAATGTGGAGAAAGCTGTGGACTATATTTTAAGTTGTAAAAATCATGATGGCGGATTTGGATGCACGCCTGGTGGGGAGTCTCATGCAGGTCAAA ttttctgttgtgtggGAGCCCTTGCTATCACAGGGTCTCTACATCGTATTGACAAGGACCTTCTTGGATGGTGGTTATGCGAGCGGCAAGTTAAATCAGGTGGTCTTAATGGTCGTCCAGAGAAGCTTCCTGAT GTGTGCTACTCATGGTGGGTTCTATCTAGTTTAATCATGATTGACAGGGTTCATTGGATCGATAAGCAAAAGCTTGCCAAGTTCATTTTAGACTGCCAG GACACTGAAAATGGGGGAATTTCTGATAGACCAGATGATGCATGTGATGCCTACCATACATACTTTGGTGTTGCAG GTTGTAAAAATGAAAGCTTTCTCGAAGTTTTAGAGTAG
- the LOC112201827 gene encoding geranylgeranyl transferase type-2 subunit beta 1 isoform X1 produces the protein MGELASQKHVRFILSKAKEDSYESVLMEHIRLNGAYWGLTTLDLLGKLDTVDVDEVVSEVMQCQHESGGFGGNSGHDPHILYTLSAVQVLALFDKVDVLDVEKVADYVAGLQNEDGSFSGDMWGEVDTRFSYIAICCLALLHLLDKINVEKAVDYILSCKNHDGGFGCTPGGESHAGQIFCCVGALAITGSLHRIDKDLLGWWLCERQVKSGGLNGRPEKLPDVCYSWWVLSSLIMIDRVHWIDKQKLAKFILDCQDTENGGISDRPDDACDAYHTYFGVAGLSLLEYPGVKAIDPAYALPVDVVNRIILGIKG, from the exons ATGGGGGAGCTGGCATCTCAGAAACATGTTCGATTCATTTTATCAAAAGCAAAG GAGGACTCTTATGAGTCGGTTTTGATGGAGCATATAAGATTGAATGGAGCTTACTGGGGTTTGACAACTCTTGATCTTCTTGGAAAGCTTGACACTGTGGATGTCGATGAGGTTGTTTCAGAGGTCATGCAGTGCCAGCATGAGTCAG GTGGCTTTGGTGGTAACAGTGGACATGATCCACACATACTCTATACCTTAAGTGCTGTGCAGGTTTTGGCCTTATTTGACAAGGTTGATGTTTTGGATGTCGAAAAAGTTGCAGATT ATGTAGCTGGACTGCAAAATGAAGATGGATCATTTTCAGGGGACATGTGGGGTGAAGTTGATACACG GTTTTCATATATTGCTATTTGTTGTCTCGCATTACTACATCTTTTGGATAAAATCAATGTGGAGAAAGCTGTGGACTATATTTTAAGTTGTAAAAATCATGATGGCGGATTTGGATGCACGCCTGGTGGGGAGTCTCATGCAGGTCAAA ttttctgttgtgtggGAGCCCTTGCTATCACAGGGTCTCTACATCGTATTGACAAGGACCTTCTTGGATGGTGGTTATGCGAGCGGCAAGTTAAATCAGGTGGTCTTAATGGTCGTCCAGAGAAGCTTCCTGAT GTGTGCTACTCATGGTGGGTTCTATCTAGTTTAATCATGATTGACAGGGTTCATTGGATCGATAAGCAAAAGCTTGCCAAGTTCATTTTAGACTGCCAG GACACTGAAAATGGGGGAATTTCTGATAGACCAGATGATGCATGTGATGCCTACCATACATACTTTGGTGTTGCAG GACTTTCCTTACTTGAATATCCTGGGGTGAAAGCCATAGATCCAGCTTATGCTTTGCCAGTTGATGTTGTAAATAGGATTATCTTAGGCATAAAGGGATGA